The Candidatus Deferrimicrobiaceae bacterium nucleotide sequence CGGGTGCGCCTGAAGGTTCCCGTCGCCGGCGCGGAGGAGGTCCTCCATTGATCCGGGTTCTTCTGGCGGACGACCACAGCGTGGTCCGGGACGGACTTCGTCGCCTCGTGGATGGCGCCGGCGACATGAAGGTCGTCGCCGAGGCCGCCGACGGGAGGGAGGCCATCCGGAAAACGAGGGAGTCCTCGCCCGACGTGGCCGTCGTGGACATCTCCATGCCCGGTCTCGACGGCCTGGAAGTCATCCGGCAGCTTCGCTTGGAGAACCCGAAACCGCCCGTCCTCGTCCTGACGATGCACGAGGAGGAGCAGTACGTCGTCCGGGCGATCGAGGCGGGGGCCATGGGGTACATCACGAAGCGGTCGGCGGCGGAGCAGCTGCTGCAGGCCATCCGCAAGGTCCACGCCGGCGGGCGCTCCTTGAGCGAGTCGGCGTCCGAGCCGCTGGCTACCCGCAGGGCCAAGGGGGCCGGGGCCCGTTCCCCCCTCGACTCTCTCCACCCGGGAGATCCAGGTGCTCCGGGGACTGGCGCTGGGGAAGAGCAACCGGGAGATCGCGGAGAGCTATTCGATCAGCACGAAGACGATCGATACCTACCGCACACGTCTTCTCAAGAAGCTGAATTTACGGAACAACGCGGAGCTGACGCGGTTCGCGATTCAGAACGGGATTGTGGAATGGTAGTCCCGCCCGCCCCGTATCGTAAGAAAAATTCTGACGTCAGAATCAAAATCGGCCCGATATTTCGGTTCCCCCCTTTTCAGGTATCCTTTATCCTTAAGGCCTTCTTACCACGGCTGGGTCGAGCGGAGAACGAAGTGCCAAGCCTCCGAACCTACAGAAAGGAGGGAACATCATGGCACCACTGAAGGGGGTACGGTTTGCCACTGCCTCGACGGTGATGAAGAAAAACGTCGTCACAATCGATGGCAAGAAAACGGTGGCTGACGCAATCAAGCTCATGGCCGGCGTTCGAAGGGCGCCTGTGTTCGACGGCAAGGACGTTATCGGAATCCCCGAATCCCGTGCGCACGGCAAGCGTGGCGCCGACGCGCCGGGTTGCGAATCGTCCGGTCTCCGGTCCTCCTACTGCGGTCCGTAAGTCCTTGGGAACGGGTCGGGTGAGAAGTCGGGGAAGAGCGGCGGCGCGCGGCCCGGAAGCACCAGCGGCTCGAAGCGTCGACCGACGTGATTTTATTGGCCCTTGCATAAATAATGGTACAGTTTATTATTAGAGTCTGGCGCCGTGAAAGAACCCTTCGAAGAGGTCCCGCCGGCTTCGCGTTTGTGAAAGAGAGGTAACGACGGCGTGCTCAAGTGTACGGAGACAGTCGGGGGCGAAGTTCGCCAGATCCCCGTACTTGGTGTGGCTCCAGACGCATTCCACAGGATTGAGGTCTGGGGCATAGGGCGGCAACCACTCGACGACGATCCGCTTCCGGGCGGCCAGCCAGGTCTGGACATTCTTTGCCCGGTGGGGGCGGTGTCGGTCCCAGAGGAGCGTGAAACCGGAGGGGATGTGTCGGCGCAGTGCCTTAAGGAACCGAAGGACTTCCGCGCATCGGATGTTGTGGGGATACTGGGCCCAGGAGAGGCCGAATCGGCGCCGACGGGGAGCCACGGTGAGGGCGCTGGACGTGGAGAGCCGGTCGCGGCGGTCCCACAGGCGGAGGATGGGCGTCCGGCCGCGGGGCGCTCAGGTGCGGCGGGCGTCCCATAGGGTCTCATACAGGGGAAGACACCATTGCCTCATTATTTACGCAAGGCACAATATGATCGGCACCCCTTCGCAGGGTGGCATCGATGATCGAGATCCGCTTTCACGGACGAGGCGGACAGGGCGCTGTGACGAGCGCGGAGCTGCTGGCGCACGCGGCCATCAGCGAGGGCAAGTACGCGCAGGCGTTTCCTTCCTTCGGCCCGGAGCGGCGCGGGGCGCCGGTGCTGGCGTTCGCGCGCATCAGCGGCGAGCCGATCTACAAGCGCGAGCAGGTCTACGAGCCGAACGTGGTGATCGTGCTGGACAGCGGGCTTTTGGCCCTCGTGAACGTCGAGGACGGCATGCGCGTGGGCGGCGTGCTGATCGTGAACACGAAGCAAAGCCTCGAGGAATTCAAGGGGAAACACTCCTTTTCGCACCGCCTCTGCCTGGTGGACGCCACGGGCATCGCCCTCGAGATCCTGAAGCGTCCGATCACGAACACCACGATGCTCGGGGCCATGGTCCGCGCGACCGGCGCCATCGACCTGACTTCGATGAAAGCGCCCCTGGAGGAACGGTTCGGAAAGATCGCCTCGAAGAATTACGCGGTCATGCAGGCGGCCTTCGACAAGTCGATTTTGGAGGGATATTGGAGGGATAGATGAAGCGACTTCCCACCTGGAAGGAATTTCCGCTCGGGTGCGTGGTGACGACGCCGGGCAGCGCGGTCCTGTTCGAGACCGGCGACTGGCGCAGCTTTTACCCGAGGACGGACGAGGACAAGTGCATCGCGTGCGGCGTGTGCTGGTTGTTCTGCCCGGACAACTCCCGGCGGAAGGTCCCGCGCAAGGTCAAGCGGCCCGGCGCGATGTACGCGGACTACTTCGACTTCAATTTCAAGTACTGCAAGGGATGCGGGATCTGC carries:
- a CDS encoding response regulator transcription factor; its protein translation is MIRVLLADDHSVVRDGLRRLVDGAGDMKVVAEAADGREAIRKTRESSPDVAVVDISMPGLDGLEVIRQLRLENPKPPVLVLTMHEEEQYVVRAIEAGAMGYITKRSAAEQLLQAIRKVHAGGRSLSESASEPLATRRAKGAGARSPLDSLHPGDPGAPGTGAGEEQPGDRGELFDQHEDDRYLPHTSSQEAEFTEQRGADAVRDSERDCGMVVPPAPYRKKNSDVRIKIGPIFRFPPFQVSFILKAFLPRLGRAENEVPSLRTYRKEGTSWHH
- a CDS encoding CBS domain-containing protein, which codes for MAPLKGVRFATASTVMKKNVVTIDGKKTVADAIKLMAGVRRAPVFDGKDVIGIPESRAHGKRGADAPGCESSGLRSSYCGP
- a CDS encoding 2-oxoacid:acceptor oxidoreductase family protein, whose translation is MIEIRFHGRGGQGAVTSAELLAHAAISEGKYAQAFPSFGPERRGAPVLAFARISGEPIYKREQVYEPNVVIVLDSGLLALVNVEDGMRVGGVLIVNTKQSLEEFKGKHSFSHRLCLVDATGIALEILKRPITNTTMLGAMVRATGAIDLTSMKAPLEERFGKIASKNYAVMQAAFDKSILEGYWRDR
- a CDS encoding 4Fe-4S binding protein, which gives rise to MKRLPTWKEFPLGCVVTTPGSAVLFETGDWRSFYPRTDEDKCIACGVCWLFCPDNSRRKVPRKVKRPGAMYADYFDFNFKYCKGCGICAAECPSCAITMIEESAK